In the Heterodontus francisci isolate sHetFra1 chromosome 6, sHetFra1.hap1, whole genome shotgun sequence genome, one interval contains:
- the lipt1 gene encoding lipoyltransferase 1, mitochondrial isoform X2, producing the protein MPLLNGGFRAVWRALSPARYTTLAALDEPRGGGALLLQSVSTDVYENLALEDWLHEYVQRQDREVLLLWRNCPAVVIGRHQNPWQECNLKLMRDQGVQLSRRRSGGGTVYHDLGNINLTFFTSKKRYDRRGNLELVISALKKIRPHLDILATDSDATILHISKSFEISCVVFVTLKLTRDC; encoded by the exons ATGCCCTTACTGAATGGTGGATTCCGGGCAGTGTGGAGAGCGCTTTCCCCTGCTCGCTACACCACTCTGGCCGCTTTGGATGAGCCCCGGGGCGGCGGTGCCCTGCTCCTGCAGTCCGTGTCCACTGATGTTTACGAGAACCTAGCGCTGGAGGACTGGTTACATGAGTACGTGCAGCGCCAGGACCGGGAGGTGCTTCTGCTGTGGAGGAATTGCCCAGCTGTGGTGATCGGTCGCCACCAGAACCCCTGGCAGGAATGCAACCTGAAACTCATGAGGGACCAAGGAGTCCAACTGAGCCGGAGGAGGAGCGGGGGAGGCACCGTGTACCATGACCTGGGCAACATCAACCTGACCTTCTTCACCTCCAAGAAGAGGTACGACAGACGTGGCAACTTGGAGCTGGTTATCTCTGCCCTGAAGAAGATCCGACCCCACCTGGATATCTTGGCCACAGACAG TGATGCAACAATACTTCACATCTCTAAGAGCTTCGAAATTTCCTGTGTGGTGTTTGTCACTTTAAAGTTAACCAG AGATTGTTAA
- the lipt1 gene encoding lipoyltransferase 1, mitochondrial isoform X1: MPLLNGGFRAVWRALSPARYTTLAALDEPRGGGALLLQSVSTDVYENLALEDWLHEYVQRQDREVLLLWRNCPAVVIGRHQNPWQECNLKLMRDQGVQLSRRRSGGGTVYHDLGNINLTFFTSKKRYDRRGNLELVISALKKIRPHLDILATDRYDLLLNGVFKISGTASKIGRTSAYHHCTLLCNSDRSLLSSVLHSPHQGLKSNATPSIPATVKNLCEEDPTLTCDILMDAIAAEYARCHSLQSQPRLIDPKYNLMLPGIDKFTQELKSWDWIYGRTPKFSISHSFSVDHNLSGAEVKLNMCINRGTIESCNIEVFTDRLPSAMCDQLASDLIGNRFCPTETMVLANAHLRVCPQDNELHNKWNALCEQVKGIM, translated from the coding sequence ATGCCCTTACTGAATGGTGGATTCCGGGCAGTGTGGAGAGCGCTTTCCCCTGCTCGCTACACCACTCTGGCCGCTTTGGATGAGCCCCGGGGCGGCGGTGCCCTGCTCCTGCAGTCCGTGTCCACTGATGTTTACGAGAACCTAGCGCTGGAGGACTGGTTACATGAGTACGTGCAGCGCCAGGACCGGGAGGTGCTTCTGCTGTGGAGGAATTGCCCAGCTGTGGTGATCGGTCGCCACCAGAACCCCTGGCAGGAATGCAACCTGAAACTCATGAGGGACCAAGGAGTCCAACTGAGCCGGAGGAGGAGCGGGGGAGGCACCGTGTACCATGACCTGGGCAACATCAACCTGACCTTCTTCACCTCCAAGAAGAGGTACGACAGACGTGGCAACTTGGAGCTGGTTATCTCTGCCCTGAAGAAGATCCGACCCCACCTGGATATCTTGGCCACAGACAGGTACGACCTGCTGCTCAACGGTGTCTTTAAGATCTCAGGCACTGCCTCCAAGATTGGGAGGACCTCTGCTTACCACCATTGCACCTTGCTTTGCAACTCAGACAGGTCTCTGTTGTCCTCTGTGCTCCACTCTCCACACCAAGGTCTAAAAAGCAACGCTACCCCTAGTATACCTGCCACTGTGAAAAACCTCTGTGAAGAGGATCCCACTCTCACTTGTGACATATTGATGGATGCCATTGCAGCGGAGTATGCAAGGTGCCACAGTCTCCAAAGCCAACCCAGACTCATAGACCCTAAATACAATTTGATGTTACCAGGAATTGACAAATTTACCCAGGAACTTAAAAGCTGGGACTGGATCTATGGAAGAACGCCCAAGTTCAGTATCAGCCACTCTTTCTCCGTGGACCATAATTTATCCGGGGCAGAAGTTAAATTGAACATGTGCATCAATCGTGGCACAATTGAAAGCTGCAATATTGAAGTGTTTACTGATAGGCTACCATCTGCAATGTGTGACCAATTAGCTTCAGACCTTATTGGCAACAGGTTTTGCCCGACTGAAACAATGGTTTTGGCAAATGCCCATTTAAGGGTTTGTCCCCAGGACAATGAGCTGCATAACAAATGGAATGCTCTTTGTGAGCAAGTTAAGGGAATTATGTAA
- the LOC137371565 gene encoding BTB/POZ domain-containing protein KCTD21-like, with the protein MIGSMFSGTLSTSKDLQGNYFIDRDGEMFRYILNFLRTSHLDLPNDFQELDLLSREADFYQIQPLLEALQKIKSPVTKIKKNVMLNIIHDSQFLNVGSGSIKVVNIRAFSTSCALLKLLNSKFYYGDKVFAGSNLENLKFISLEWFESNTSGMQSWKSLHVSPSHQQIKNLEMFVQQVIKIAVDGGFLLHSIPSVLSNPVILNFTLY; encoded by the coding sequence ATGATTGGCTCAATGTTTAGTGGAACATTGTCTACCAGCAAGGATCTGCAAGGAAACTACTTCATAGACCGAGATGGAGAAATGTTTCGATACATCCTGAATTTCCTTCGAACATCACACTTGGACCTTCCAAATGATTTCCAAGAGCTGGATCTTCTGAGCAGAGAGGCTGATTTTTACCAGATCCAACCTCTGCTGGAGGCTTTGCAAAAGATCAAGTCCCCGGTTACTAAAATAAAAAAGAATGTAATGCTTAACATCATTCACGACTCGCAATTTCTTAATGTGGGCTCCGGTAGCATAAAAGTTGTTAATATCCGAGCATTTTCCACCTCGTGTGCCTTACTGAAGCTCCTGAATTCCAAATTCTACTATGGAGACAAGGTGTTTGCAGGTTCCAACCTGGAGAATCTGAAATTTATTTCACTAGAGTGGTTTGAAAGTAACACAAGTGGAATGCAAAGTTGGAAAAGCCTCCATGTTTCACCATCTCATCAGCAAATCAAAAATCTGGAAATGTTTGTTCAACAAGTCATAAAAATAGCAGTCGATGGTGGATTCCTTCTTCATTCCATTCCTTCTGTTTTATCCAACCCAGTGATCCTGAATTTcactctgtactga
- the alg8 gene encoding probable dolichyl pyrophosphate Glc1Man9GlcNAc2 alpha-1,3-glucosyltransferase isoform X1, whose protein sequence is MAAPSVTSWSWLAPLAFGVTLLKCLLIPAYHSTDFEVHRNWLAITHSLPVSKWYYEATSQWTLDYPPFFAWFEYLLSLIAQYFDKEMLVLQNLNYASNATILFQRLSVILVDIVLIYGVAECCKCVNRTKESKEIMESPAFIFAVLLLWNFGLLIVDHIHFQYNGFLFGLLLLSVARMFQGRHLESALLFAILMNFKHIFLYVAPAYGIYLLRSYCFTDNKLDGSIQWRSFSCSRLFALGFIVGSVFVVSFGPFIAMGQLPQVLARLFPFKRGLCHAYWAPNFWALYNVVDKVLSVIDVKLQLLDPAKLSKASMTGGLVQEFQHAVLPSVSPFTTMVCTLFSIMPAILHLWLRPRGPRGFLQCLILCALGSFMFGWHVHEKAILIAILPLSLFAVENRKDAGTYLILVTTGHLSLFPLLFTGPEMPIKICLMLLFTVYSFSALRALFRKEGSLLNWPECIYLSGLIPLQVICEIIYPLTSWQQRFPFVPLLLISVYCSLGVTYSWIKLYISVLREPGPDSKMKAE, encoded by the exons ATGGCGGCGCCCAGTGTGACGAGTTGGAGCTGGTTGGCGCCGCTCGCTTTCGGTGTGACTCTGTTAAAGTGTCTGCTTATCCCTGCTTA TCATTCAACAGACTTTGAAGTCCACAGAAACTGGCTGGCAATTACTCACAGTTTACCTGTTTCAAAGTGGTATTATGAA GCGACTTCACAATGGACTTTGGACTATCCACCGTTTTTTGCGTGGTTTGAATACCTACTCTCCCTCATTGCGCAATATTTCGATAAGGAAATGCTGGTTCTCCAGAATCTTAATTATGCCAGTAACGCAACAATCCTATTTCAGCGACTTTCAGTCATCCTTGTGGACATAGTATTAATTTATGGAGTAGCAGA GTGTTGTAAGTGTGTAAATAGAACAAAGGAATCAAAGGAAATAATGGAGAGTCCAGCTTTTATATTTGCAGTGCTGTTACTTTGGAACTTTGGATTGTTGATTGTTGATC ATATTCACTTTCAGTACAATGGCTTCTTATTTGGTTTGCTGCTTCTTTCTGTTGCAAGGATGTTTCAG GGAAGACATTTGGAAAGTGCATTACTCTTTGCAATCCTGATGAACTTTAAGCACATTTTTCTTTACGTGGCTCCTGCTTATGGTATTTACCTGCTACGTTCATACTGCTTCACGGACAACAAACTAG ATGGATCGATCCAGTGGAGAAGTTTCAGCTGTTCCCGTCTTTTTGCCTTGGGATTTATAGTCGGTTCTGTTTTTGTTGTTTCTTTTGGGCCCTTCATAGCCATG GGTCAGCTGCCTCAGGTACTTGCACGACTTTTCCCCTTCAAGCGAGGTCTCTGTCATGCATATTGGGCCCCAAATTTCTGGGCTCTGTACAATGTGGTGGACAAAGTACTGTCTGTCATTG ATGTAAAGTTACAGCTGCTGGATCCTGCCAAGCTTTCAAAGGCATCAATGACAGGAGGCTTGGTGCAGGAGTTCCAGCATGCTGTCCTACCTTCTGTGTCACCATTCACAACAATGGTCTGCACATTGTTCTCAATAATG CCTGCTATTCTCCATCTGTGGCTAAGACCTCGAGGACCTAGAGGGTTCCTTCAGTGCCTGATCCTTTGTGCTTTGGGGTCCTTCATGTTTGGCTGGCATGTACATGAAAAAGCCATTCTTATCGCAATACTACCTTTGAG TTTGTTTGCTGTGGAAAATAGAAAAGATGCTGGAACATATCTCATCTTAGTAACAACGGGACATCTTTCTCTCTTCCCACTCCTCTTTACAGGGCCAG AGATGCCAATCAAAATCTGTCTAATGCTGCTGTTCACTGTATATAGTTTCTCTGCTCTGCGAGCTTTATTCAG GAAAGAGGGATCGCTTCTAAACTGGCCTGAATGCATCTACCTCAGCGGTCTTATTCCCCTGCAAGTTATTTGTGAGATCATTTATCCCCTAACTTCCTGGCAGCAGAGGTTTCCCTTTGTGCCACTGTTGCTCATCTCAGTGTACTGTTCACTAGGAGTTACCTACTCTTGGATTAAACTGTACATTTCAGTCCTGAGGGAACCAGGGCCTGACAGCAAGATGAAAGCAGAATAG
- the alg8 gene encoding probable dolichyl pyrophosphate Glc1Man9GlcNAc2 alpha-1,3-glucosyltransferase isoform X2 — MAAPSVTSWSWLAPLAFGVTLLKCLLIPAYHSTDFEVHRNWLAITHSLPVSKWYYEATSQWTLDYPPFFAWFEYLLSLIAQYFDKEMLVLQNLNYASNATILFQRLSVILVDIVLIYGVAECCKCVNRTKESKEIMESPAFIFAVLLLWNFGLLIVDHIHFQYNGFLFGLLLLSVARMFQGRHLESALLFAILMNFKHIFLYVAPAYGIYLLRSYCFTDNKLGSAASGTCTTFPLQARSLSCILGPKFLGSVQCGGQSTVCHCLFAVENRKDAGTYLILVTTGHLSLFPLLFTGPEMPIKICLMLLFTVYSFSALRALFRKEGSLLNWPECIYLSGLIPLQVICEIIYPLTSWQQRFPFVPLLLISVYCSLGVTYSWIKLYISVLREPGPDSKMKAE, encoded by the exons ATGGCGGCGCCCAGTGTGACGAGTTGGAGCTGGTTGGCGCCGCTCGCTTTCGGTGTGACTCTGTTAAAGTGTCTGCTTATCCCTGCTTA TCATTCAACAGACTTTGAAGTCCACAGAAACTGGCTGGCAATTACTCACAGTTTACCTGTTTCAAAGTGGTATTATGAA GCGACTTCACAATGGACTTTGGACTATCCACCGTTTTTTGCGTGGTTTGAATACCTACTCTCCCTCATTGCGCAATATTTCGATAAGGAAATGCTGGTTCTCCAGAATCTTAATTATGCCAGTAACGCAACAATCCTATTTCAGCGACTTTCAGTCATCCTTGTGGACATAGTATTAATTTATGGAGTAGCAGA GTGTTGTAAGTGTGTAAATAGAACAAAGGAATCAAAGGAAATAATGGAGAGTCCAGCTTTTATATTTGCAGTGCTGTTACTTTGGAACTTTGGATTGTTGATTGTTGATC ATATTCACTTTCAGTACAATGGCTTCTTATTTGGTTTGCTGCTTCTTTCTGTTGCAAGGATGTTTCAG GGAAGACATTTGGAAAGTGCATTACTCTTTGCAATCCTGATGAACTTTAAGCACATTTTTCTTTACGTGGCTCCTGCTTATGGTATTTACCTGCTACGTTCATACTGCTTCACGGACAACAAACTAG GGTCAGCTGCCTCAGGTACTTGCACGACTTTTCCCCTTCAAGCGAGGTCTCTGTCATGCATATTGGGCCCCAAATTTCTGGGCTCTGTACAATGTGGTGGACAAAGTACTGTCTGTCATTG TTTGTTTGCTGTGGAAAATAGAAAAGATGCTGGAACATATCTCATCTTAGTAACAACGGGACATCTTTCTCTCTTCCCACTCCTCTTTACAGGGCCAG AGATGCCAATCAAAATCTGTCTAATGCTGCTGTTCACTGTATATAGTTTCTCTGCTCTGCGAGCTTTATTCAG GAAAGAGGGATCGCTTCTAAACTGGCCTGAATGCATCTACCTCAGCGGTCTTATTCCCCTGCAAGTTATTTGTGAGATCATTTATCCCCTAACTTCCTGGCAGCAGAGGTTTCCCTTTGTGCCACTGTTGCTCATCTCAGTGTACTGTTCACTAGGAGTTACCTACTCTTGGATTAAACTGTACATTTCAGTCCTGAGGGAACCAGGGCCTGACAGCAAGATGAAAGCAGAATAG